ACGACTGTCGTTGACGACTTATGGTTCGTACAAATATTATAATGGTCTGTCAAACAAATGTAACGTTGTCACATAAACAAATAATACAAACAGGTTCAGTAAAACAAGTGCAAGTTACCAGTAACCGAATAAATGTTTCACTCGTAACCAAATATGAATTCTTGCAACTTCTGTTTTTGTTTTTGTATCATAATCCAAACATGGGGTTGGACATCTTCTTCATTCGTTGCCTCCAGCCTTTGTAATCTTTTTTCAGCAGATTCTAGTTCTTGAAGTTTCAATTCCCTTTTTCGTATGATGACCTTTTCGGCTTCCAATTCTAACCTCTTTTTCTCCATTTCCCTGTCTTCTTCTGTGCACTTCTCTTTTTTTGCACCCTTTTCAATGGACCTCTGAATTTGTTTTTCAGTTATTTCTTGCAAACGGCTAAGGTACTCTGGAGATGAAGATGATGCAGGTTTGTTTCTCTCTGATTTACTGAAATCACGACCACGCGGCCGTTTTCCTGTCAACCCTACTGATGAACTATCATTTTCAGTTGTCGGAGCAGACGGAGTACCTGTTGACCCAACTGGATTTGCATTCAATCCGCGGAACGATTGGCCACTACAAATGCTCTCCCATTTCGGTTCTCCCTTTAGTTGGTGTCAGCAATGCATGTACTGGAAATTTTTGTTCTCCTCGTGTGCAAATAATGTTGCGGCCTTCGAAGTCTGTACAAATTATGGTTTAATTTTACAAATGTGTTAACATGTATATAGAATCATTTGTAAATGATTTAAAGTCATGAAAATTTGGGTTACCTTGTCGTCATCAGTTAACCCACTTTGTTTCTCTCTAAGAACTCTTGCATAGTAGCCAGCAAACTTACTTACATCTGCTCTTATCTTATCCCATCTGCTGCTAAGCGCTCTGTTAACTCGGCAAGGAAAGTTCCCCCTCTGTTCGTTGTTTCTTTTTTCAATTCTAGCCCAAAGGCCCTCCCTACGTTGCCCAGTGTGCACAACAGGGTCACTGCTAATTTGCAACCAGGTTGTGCAAAGTAGAAGATCTTCAGGGCTAGTAAAGTTTTGTTCCTTAGCCTTTTTGGGTTTTTGTATTGGAGGTGCATTCTTTTCAGGACTATTGATGTCTTGAACACTATGTTCTGCATCTGAGTCCAAATTCACAGGTATGGAAGGTATAGTATTGGAACCCTGCAATGGTGTACTGGTATTGGATGGTGGAATGCAATCAGGAAATGGGTTAACTTCTGGTGGCCCAAGAGGATTCCTCACAAAATTCAAATAATGATTCCAGTACATAGCTGATTGAGAGGCCGGAATCATGGAAGATTGGGAAGAAGTATTCCCTGTATGCATGGGTGCCCACATTGTTGTCGGACCTTGAGCAGGGTTTGGAAAATTCAGGTTTCCCACGAGGTTACAATCCATAGCACTCTGCTGCATGTAAGCCGTGGGCCACATAGGGGGTGGAGGAAGAAACTGCTGGCCAATAGATGAGTTTGACATGGACTGAGAAGAAGTCGCATTGTTTGATGGGTCCATTCTAGTAAGGGTGGACAGGGGACAGATTAAGTGAGATGGTAATAAGAGTAACATTTCAGCATATGCATTTGAACTAATGATTTAGAAATCAAACATAATAAGCAGTAACAATTATAATAAAAGGTTCGCATTAACGGTTACAGTACTAAACCAAACACATTAGAGTTGATACTGAGCAAAGTTCCCAGACTACAATTATTCCTTACATCGAACTAAGTACTTCTTCGGACAGTCTACTGCTTAGACATAGACATACATGACATATGGGTGTTCAAAAGGATGTCATGTACCTTTCACTGCCAACATAACCCTAAAACATATTCCAGTAGCTATTACGGGTAGACCTATCTGAATCACTGAAATACCATTCGTCACTCACGTCGgggcagtagaactcctcttcGTCAACAGAAGGATCAGTAACTGTTGGAGGGGGTGACGGAGAGGGAGGATCAACACTGATGTCATCCCAGTCGTACTTAGCTAGTTTTGGaaacgcttggacttttgcctctaAGGCATCCTGCTGAAGCAACTCTAGTTTATCTTTGATAGCAAACAATGTCCTAGCTAGGATTTCTTCGTCATGCATGTGGTCTAATGCATGATCAACTAAACCCCCCAGGGATTTTGTGGCATCCTCTGTACAGTCGACAAGGACTTTCATCAAAGCCTTCATCTTATCTTCTTGGGAGGATGCCATTCACAAATGGGCTGCAAACATTTAATTTATGAAGTAACATGTTTAAACACTTTAAAAGCATATGCATTCTTGTAATGAGAAAAGTTTGCATATAAAATTACATACTAATTTTGTTTCAACCACAAGGGTGTCATAAAAACATGCAACAACATTACAAACTAGTACCAAATATAAGGGATGTAGAAACTAGAGATTCAAAATCGTAACTCATATGTACCATCACTTTCCTAAGGGCTGGGGAAAATAACAGATATGTAGAAACTACTTATCAGTAAAATATTTGTTGGCAGCAACAAGTGTTATGCATGAAACACAAGATGAAGTCTTGAACATTACATATGTTTGTGGGTCAAACACATGTTCAGGCACACACATGATGAGGCAGCTAatcatagtcaaaggtaaatgaacatGTCATGAATTGTACTGAACAATTAATGAAAATACGTGTTTTCGTGAACTAATCGGGTTGTCAGTCCTATGACATTTATTGCTCAAGACTACAATGCTTTGATATGGTAACATTGGACATAAACACCACAAATACAAGTTGTTCACTTAATAAATATCTGCTTCATTGGATTCATCTTGACTGGGCAAATGCAGTACACCGGCATGGCTAATGTTAGGATACGAGGTTGCAAACCTTGCTTGCATTGGCAAGTAAGGGTGAACTCAAAATTTGGAGGGGGCGTCTGCATCGACTACAAATCCTAAACCGAAACAAGGGTACAAAGTTTGTTGCACCAGGTACCTAAATGGGAGGATGAACAATGTAACAAGGTGACAGCTTAAACTACAAGTGTGGATCTGGTAAAGTCGTAAGGGCTGGGGAAAATAAACTAGGATTGTTGAACAAAACCATTGGTGTTGTAAATCATTGTTGAATGAAGTATTCATATGACGGGGTACAAGATGGTATACCTCAACACGGGAGGATCTCGCCCGGTACACGGCGAATCGAAGAAAAAAACGAGTGCTGTTCGAAATGAATCGTCAAATAAGTATGGATTTGACGAGGTTGAACAAGGTATTACCTTAAGAAGGGGAGATCTCGGCCGCACCACGCCGAATCGTAGCGTCTCCGTGTGGATCTGATGGAGCCGTCCAAGGTCGGATACGGAAGGCAACGAATCGAAAGCGGGGTACCTCGTGCGAAGCGGATTTGACCCCGCTTTGTCTTCGGTCGCGAACGGAACTGCGTGGAGACGAAGTCGAGTTCGTCTTCTGCGCAACTGAGCGGGGCCGGGGCCGACTCCACAGCCCGACGGGAGATCCGCCGCCGCGTCGCCGCGCAAAATCTCTCTTCCGCGGACGATTCGAGGCGAAGCGAGGTGGAGCGGGAAGTTTCCGTTGTCTTCCGCGGTCGGCTCCGTCCGCGCGAAGGAGGCGAGGGGGCGGCTACAGTCATCCCCTGCATGtggcgtgagagagaagagtGCGACGAGGAAGGGGAGAGTGTAGCGCTCGCCGCTGCGGGAGATAGGGGATAACTGTAGCCTCtacaacatgaacagtaatagcgTAGGGGACGAGTAGGGTGAGACTGTCTTCAGCGGTTGCCCCTAAATTTGGCCCCCTATATCTCACTCACGTGCCACGTCAGCGTTCTCTTTCTCCCTATATCTCCACCCTGTACAGCGGTTCCCTCTAAATTCTTCCCCTACAccccactacaaccataaaaatatcattttctatacctacTTTTCACCTCCTATCAATTTTTATTCTACTAACAATTAATTCAACAGTACAAGCACAGTGTTTAGAGGGCTTGCCACAGCCCTCCACATCTAGCGGAGCACTGCTCCCAGCGCTATCACTGTTGCTTGTAGGGGAAGGTTTAGAGGTGGCCGCTGCACCCATCTCGTTACCCTAAACGTGCACAGTGCAAGGGGAGGGGGAAGGGCGCGGCATGCGCTGAAGACAGTCTGAGGCGCTGCGGGCAGTCTAACAGCACCCCCTCCTCGCTCGCACTCCGTTCGTCTGACATCTCCTCCCGTCCTTTCCTTTCTGAGGCTCGCGAACCCCGACAATGGCCGCAACCGCGGTGTCGGTCGACGAGAAGCTCGACAAGCTTCGCGCCGAGGTCGCCAAACTCAGCCAGATCAGGCGAGTCCCCCACACTCCACTCTGAACGAAATATCGCCTACCGATCGCTTCGCGTGTCATTTTTGCTGATTTCTGGATGGGGTTTTCCGCGCAGCGAGAACGAGAAGGCCGGGTTCATCAGCCTCGTGTCACGCTACCTCAGGCAAGTAGATCCTGCAGATTCGCTCTGTATGATTGCTTTGTGCGCATCGACTCGTCACTCGAGCTATGTGTGCTGTCGCGTTTTGCAGTGGGGAGGCGGAGCAGATCGAGTGGAGCAAGATCCAGACCCCGACCGATGAGGTAGTGGTGCCGTACGATACCCTCACGTCGCCTCCTGAAGGTATGATCGCCCGTCCCGATTTGATCTTACTTAGCAAGTGTAGTGTGGTGGTGGTTGTGAGTGGATCCATTCGGGAATCTTCTGTTCTGTTTGTGAACGCTGATTGGATCGTGTGTCTGTGGGGTAGATCTCGAGGAGACGAAGAAGCTGCTGGACAAGCTCGTTGTGCTCAAGCTCAACGGAGGGCTCGGGACGACCATGGGCTGCACCGGACCCAAGTGAGTGCACCTCCATCCTCGAATTTTATCAGCTCTCATATGTTGGATCATGTATATAGCTTTGTTCATTATGTTTGTGTGAGGTATGTTTGAATTACGAAGGGACTAGGAGTCTAGGAAGTGTATTTTTCTTGAGCTAGCTTGTAAATACGTGGATTGTGTCTTTGTTCATTACATAACGTGTTCTGAGCAACACAGAAAACTAGATGTTGATCTTCCTCCACATGGTTTTTGGTGGAGCACTAATAATGTAGTATTTGTTATTCAAGCTGTCTGTTTCTGGGCTATTTACTTTTATTCGTTAGTTTCTTGGTTGATAGTTTTGTAGTAGGTGCAATGGTTGCTTTTTCTAATGGACGCAAATGATTAAACAAGTACCCCAATTGCGTTGTTCTTTGGGTTTGGTGTGCATGCTCAAATGTCATAGTGCACTGTATCATCGTTATAGTATGACTTGTCCTATTGATGCTGTTTGGCCCAAGCAGTGGAGCTTTCAATGTCTGATCTGGAAGAATGTGAAAAATGGAATACCTGTCACTTTCAAGTGCTCATACAGTTGTGCCTTATCACTGTTTTGCGGTTCCATTAGGTTTAAACCTCCTCCCCTTCTTCAAAATGAGTGAATTGATGAGTGGGCGTGTGCATATGTTGTTTGATGTGATAAGGTGATCAAATTGTTTATCTGCCCAACTCCTAATGTGCTGCAGCTGCCTGTATTACTTTCTTATGGAGTGTTCTTAATGCCTCAACTAGTGGTGCATGGACACGCTGGCACATTTGTAATCGAATTGTTGGTTAATTAGGTGTCATAAAGCTTCCTGGCATATCATTGTTTGTTGAGCTAGATCCAGTGCTACAACTCTTCAATATGTTCACTTAGCCGCACATAGTCAGCCGATGCATTTTTTAATTAATTAAATAGTTATTTGTGCTGCTATGCATGATCCTTGAGATGTTATGGACTTATGGCTCTTGTTTCATCTTTGAGCAGTTAGCACAACTAAGATTCCTATGTCCTGTAGGTCTGTCATTGAAGTCCGCAATGGGTTCACATTCCTTGACCTTATTGTGATTCAAATCGAGGTATTCTTCATTAACCTGAACATTTTTTTCTTATTGTTTGGATATGACATTATCAGTCTATGCCTTATTATTTATATGTCTCTGCAGTCCCTGAACAAGAAGTATGGATGTAATGTCCCTTTACTTCTGATGAACTCTTTCAATACCCATGATGACACACAGAAGGTTCCGTCTTCCATTTGTTTTTGTCTTCATTAAATTGACAAGTTCTCGGACTTGTACTAACATGCTTTTGTGTTCATTAGATGATGAGTTCCTAGACTCGTACTAACTTGCTTGCCACTTACCTTTTTGTCTTCTGTGAAGATCGTTGAGAAGTATTCCAACTCCAACATTGAAATTCATACTTTCAATCAGGTTTGTGGCCTGTTTTTGTTATATCTCAATTACACAGTTCAATTATATAGCATTTTGGAGTGGCAAACAATGTTAGCTGATAAATTTGCATTGTCTTGTACAGAGCCAGTATCCTCGCATTGTTACCGAGGACTTCTTGCCACTTCCAAGCAAAGGGAAATCTGGGAAGGATGGCTGGTTAGTTCTCTCTTTGCTATTACAAAAGTCAAAATGTTCTTCCAATGACTACTCCCAATGGAATGTTACCTTCCTTGTTGGATTATTTATGGTGAAGGCTTTTAGATATAATTTGAACCATACCTCATTAAAGGATAGTTTGGCAACTCCATTTccccaagggaaaatgaactaaattcccttgggaaaataaaaatcccttagaaaaatggggttgccaaactagcccttatagcATATCTGCACAAATGCAATGCCCCATCTGATTGTTGTGATTTTTTATGTGAAAGGTATCCTCCAGGCCATGGTGATGTGTTCCCCTCTTTGAATAACAGTGGAAAACTCGACATCTTATTGGCTCAGGTAAGCAGAAGTCACACTAGTCTTTTTAGTTGGTAATCATAAGTGATCTGGAGACTGATTTTGTACTCTATGGTTTCCAGATATTAATCTTTTTAGGTTAAGATTGCACTTAAATATTAATTGCTGTAGTCTTCTACATTATGAAGGGTCACTTCATGAAAGGAAAATAAGTTATATTCCTTTACAATGTACTATTGCTATGCGttatttgtaaatcatatttcacTGTTTGAGGCCCTTCAATGCTTTCTATGTAAAAAAGTGCATGTTTTGGTCAAAATAAAAGGCAAGTTTGTTTCTGCAGGCAGTTGACTATTGAGGTTGTTTctcttttcttcctaagaaatataaACCGAAATAACTATGCAGCTTCCAAAACCTTTTTATGGACTGATAAATGAAACCACAATAGTACACTGATAGCTCTAACTGAGCTTCTATCTTGTTGCTTTGTTGCAGTAACTTTGCTAATCTGTTTCCTAATCCTATATCAGGGCAAGGAGTATGTCTTCGTTGCTAACTCAGACAACTTGGGTGCTATAGTCGACATCAGTATCCAAATAGGACGATCAGATTTGCATAATTTCTTTCCTGTTTTAATACTTTTCCTGTTTGCTTTGAATTGAAAATTGTATCCTTAATCAGCACAGAGATCCTGAACCATCTGATCAATAACCAGAATGAATACTGCATGGAGGTATGCAAGAATGTCTTGTTTATACTGCTGTTGAGTTTGTGCATCATAAAACTCGAACTGTATTTGTTCTAGGTTACTCCAAAAACATTGGCTGATGTTAAAGGCGGTACTCTCATCTCTTACGAAGGAAGAGTTCAGGTACACTTGTCCATTGCTcaactttgaataatttctctgcACACTGCTAGTTTATTGCCCATCTGGTTTCAGCATCAAAGAGAGGTTTTGAGCCTTTAATAGTACTCAAAGTTATAACTTTGTATTTATGACAGAAATTATGCTTCCTGTTCATTCTGGCATTCTAGCATAATATGGTACTGATTCATTTTATGATATTTATGCAGCTTTTGGAGATTGCCCAAGTACCTGATGAGCATGTATGTTGCTGTTTCTGCGATACTTAAGTTTCATAATCTTTGCTGTGATTTCATCAGCCTTTTGTAGTAAGAGCTAACACAACTCTTTCTATTTCTCGTGTATCTCTATCCAGGTGAATGAGTTTAAATCAATCGAGAAGTTTAAGATATTCAACACTAACAACTTGTAAGAAACCTGACCTATCTGCGTTTTAAGGGGGGTCTCTCTTTTCTCTAACAGTTCTTGCCCAACAGGTGGGTGAACCTTAAAGCTGTCAAGAGACTAGTAGAGGCTGAGGCACTTAAGATGGAAATTATTCCAAACCCCAAGGTACCTCACCTGTATGAATCTTTTATGATATCCTTTGCATAGCATTTATATGTAGTGCATCAATCAGATTCTTTGTTGAGTGCTATTATAAATGTTGGGTTCTACTAAGAAGTTGGCATTTACAGGAAGTTGATGGTGTGAAAGTCCTTCAACTTGAAACTGCAGCTGGTGCAGCTATTCGTGTATGCAAACAACTCCCTGCTCCAGTACTCAGTTTTCCCCCCATTTTTTCCTAATATTCGCACtctaatgcttttgttacctttaACTAGTTCTTTGACAAAGCGATTGGAATTAATGTTCCCCGCTCAAGATTTCTCCCGGTGAAGGCTACATCTGATTTATTGCTTGTGCAGGTATTTCTCGATGCATCTCAATGTTTTGTTAGCCTGATATTGTAATAAGCCTGGTTCTAAGCTCAATTTTGTTGATGGCTCAATGCTATGCTCATTTTTGTTTCCAGTCTGATCTTTACACCTTGGTTGATGGCTTTGTCATCCGCAATCCATCCAGAGCGAATCCAGCTAACCCTTCGATTGAGCTTGGACCTGAGTTCAAGAAGGTAAAGCAGTTTGTTTCCAAGATAATGAAGATACCTTCCATAATAGAGTTCCATCAGCACTGAGAATGTTCCTTCACAAAATAATGTGTTGATGAAACCATTGATCAGTAAATACTGCACGTCTGCACTCCTTTCAACTGGTGTCAAATCACAGCAAGCACTGATGAAATATTTCCCCCCTAATGCAGGTTGCCAATTTCCTTGCTCGGTTCAAGTCCATCCCCAGCATCGTCGAGCTTGACAGCTTGaaggtttctggtgatgtctggtTTGGTTCTGGAATTACGCTCAAGGTAAACTTTGTGATTGGATAGTTCTTTCTTCTTTGTTGCCATCTGTGCTGCTTAGGTACTATATGAATACCTGGTGCAAATTGTGTCAGCTGTTTCTGTCTGATCTGGTCTTGTATCTGCTCATTCTGCTCCATAGCCTCGTTGAGTTGTGGCATCTGTGTTGCTGAATAGTGCCTGATTCATATCGTTGGTGCTATGTCTAGGGCAAGGTGACAATCACCGCCAAGTCTGGAGTGAAGTTGGAGGTTCCAGATGGAGCTGTATTTGAAAACAAGGTATAAGGCCGTCTCCAGCAGCTTCTCTGTACTATCCCGTATCTCATCccttatttcaaacttcactctgcaaACAGTGTATCTACAGTTTCATGTTCCTCTATTTTACACAATCGACCGAAGACAACATAAGCAACATGTCATATCGATATGCCATTCCCAACTGCTGTGCTTTAGTGTTCGCTGACACAGTTTCTGCTTGCTCCAGGATGTCAATGGCCCTGAGGATCTTTAAGCTATGCTTGCCGTCACCAGTTTTTCCCAAGGATTTGTCAATAGGAGCAGCCAACCCAAATCACTCCCACTGAGCTCTACCTTTTGTAATTCTCGTGCCATTCCGCTCCCGCTGTGAGGGTCCTGTGAGCCCGCTAGAGAATATGACTGTAATCTTCTTTGGTGCGTCTGCCCTTCTGTTTTTGTGCGCCAGGGACGTATATTTTGCTGAAATGATACTACCATAGCTTTGCGTGCCGGAGGTGCTATGTGGTGTTTCTGTGCGTTTGGTTGCAATGATAGGACGGGATGAGATGAGACCCTCAAATTAGGTTGTTTGGTTCTGGGTCAAAGATTGAGACAAGAATATCCTAGTATTGTTTCATGTTGTCCTTTaaaattggagggacgagagaggACACCATGGGACATTTCTGTCCTAACTGTCCCGCAACTAAACGCACCCGCAACTAAACGCACTATCTCACCGGGTGGTATGCTATATGATAAGGGGGATCTCTCCACCCAGGTTGCCACATCCACATGCCTGGTGCTCGAGAATATTGTTGTGGAAGGCCATATTCCAAGGTGATAAACGCCATCATGTGGGAATGGACTCTGCGAATAGGTTCCACGCCTGCTTGTTCGAATCGAATGTGCTAGATAAAAGCAGGATCCATCACGGATAGTGTACCAGCCAGCAATCCCGTTATCCCCATTCTGCGTTTCACCTCGGTGACCTGAATTACTGCGTTTCACCTGGGTGACCTGAATTAACTGCAGTGAGCCAGTGACTTGGCCATGTTTTCAGTAAACGTCTAAGGCTATCCGCAGCGGTTCCCTCTAAATTTTTCCCTCTATATCacttttctgggtcacatcatcaaTAGTGTATCCCCtactttttcatctcccgcagtggtttcccctaaatactccccctataccccactacaatataaaatatcattttctatatctaCTTTTCATCTACTATCAATTTTTCTTCTACTATTAATTGAAGGCGGACCCACAGGAACAGTGGTAGGGGGAGAGCGAGCGCGCTGCAGCTGGGGGGAGAGAGAGGAGTACCGCGGCGTGTGGTGCGCGGTAGCGTGCGGCGCTGCGGGCTTTAGCGTGCGGCTGTAGCCTCCATACAAGGGGAGCGCGCGCGGTAGCGTGCTGCGCTGCGGTCAGTCTAAACCCTCGTGCCCCTGCCCCCTATAGCAGGGTAAATTGGCTGCACTTGTACCATGCTTATAAACCCATCTAGATTCTAACAATGAATATCCAAAATTTTGTACAGATTGTCAGCACAAATtgacattatatatatatatatatatatatatatatatatatatatatatatatatatatatatatatatatatatatatatatatatatacggcgctgctaaaatgcacctgggtgcattctctatattgaatgcacccaggcgtAAGTCCTGTTTCGCGCGCCTCcccgcccccgccgccgccgcgcgcatccctatccccgcgccgccgccgtctcctCCTTCTTCCTCCGATCCTCTAAACCTAGATCCCACCGTCGTCGAGCGCCTCCCTGTcctcgcgccgccgcgcgcctccctgtccccgcgccgccgcgcgcctctctgTCTGCGTGCCTCCCTGTCCCCCGCATTAGGTGGGATTGCAAGCCCGCATTAtgtgtgattgcaactgttgtataattttactcaaatatctgttaaaaaatgtaaacaaaatgattgcaaccgatggtgtgttgtaattgcaactgctggtgtagtgtggatgcaactgctgagttgctcttatgtgattgcaagtactgaataactctgagaaattttgttaaaaaatatgattgcaactgctggtctggtgtaattgcaactgctggtctggtgtgattgcaacttctatataactatgtccaaaaatctgttaaacaaacaagatTGCAACTACTAGTCTGGTGTAATTACAACTGTTGGTCtgttgtgattgcaacttctatataactatgttcaaaaatatgttaaacaaacaataattgcaactgttgtctggtgtaattgcaacttctgatctggtgtgattgcaacttctatataactatgtccaaaaatctgttaaacaaacaatgattgcaactgctgtctggtgtaattgcaactgctggtctggtgtgattgcaactcctatataactatgtccaaaaatctgttaaacaaaacaatgattgcaactgtgtctggtgtaattgcaactgctgatctggtgtgattgcaacttctatataactatgtccaaaaatctgttaaacaaaacaatgattgcaactgctgtctggcaTAATTGCAACTGtaagtctggtgtgattgcaacttatgtGAAGAGGTTGAGCCGTTCACGGAGAAAGAGGGACGGGGGCGGGAAAATGAAAAGGTTCTGTCCggagcgtgcgggagggacgaaacCGGCCTAGGTGGGACGGTTGGCTCGGACCTGGCACataggttcggcctgggtgcattctctatattgaatgcacccaggtgtaatatataaatacagtatatatatatatatatatatatatatatatatatatatatatatatatatatatatatatatatatatatatatatatatatatattcgtgAAGGGACATTATGTTGGTTTTTTTTTTGAAACAAGACAGAACACCTcaaggccatgtttggtttctttagcctaggaactaaagtttagttaggggactaaagtttagtccctaacatGTTTGGTTCTAGGGGCTAAAAATAGTAAAAATATACTAAATAactcataagaagactaaaatgacctttaacattctcctgctattagtacaattgaactaaatgaggggtaaatatgaaattaatatgatttagtccttttagcacatatgtgaaggactaaagactaaatcattttagtccatattttagtcttagtgtttggcaaaaaaaggactaaatgagactaaaaactaaagactaatctttagtccctctaaccaaacaccccctaaattgcATGTTCTTTTGTTGGGAGTGCTTTCCTAATTTACCATGAATAAATTTTATATTGGCAACACGAGGTTTACATCTATATTTACAATCGAAACCTGTTTTGAGGGTGCAAATAACCACGAACGAGCAAGCCTGAAGGTGTATTCAGCACTCAGTTATGATAAAAAAATAATGCAACACAAGCTTTACAACTGAAATAAATGGTTAAAAAAGAGCTCACATAATTCAATTGTAACCAGATCACAGCATGCGGTCGCTGAAGAAGCGCCACAAGTATGGCATGCAGGATAGCTCAATCCTACAACCAAGATTTGCTGCACTATGATACAATTCTCAGTCCTCCCAACTCCCATCCAAACGCAGAATCTCCTAAAAGGGCTAAACCAGGCTTTAGGATACGAACCATTTACAGTTCCAGCACCTACTTTAAGGGAGTGTTTGGCTTCTAAGTACTAATTTTTAGTTTCttcattttatttcattttagtctctaaattactGAATACTAAATTACCAAATACAGAAACTAAAATCctattttagtttccgtatttgtCAATTTAGagtctaaaatagaataaaatagagaaactaaaaattagtccataaAAATCAAACACCCTCTAAATCTGTTCCACCCTCTAAATCTGTTCCAATCCGCAGAGAGGCGCCAAAAAAGGCTCCCATGGGGATTCAGCATTCAACACTGGTCTATCTGATGGCGATGTTTTTGTTGTGTGGCCGTGTGCCTGTTGTATGCCAAAACCATTCCCCTCAATCGCCAAGGGTTTTAGAACCTTTAAA
This portion of the Zea mays cultivar B73 chromosome 2, Zm-B73-REFERENCE-NAM-5.0, whole genome shotgun sequence genome encodes:
- the LOC100191463 gene encoding UTP--glucose-1-phosphate uridylyltransferase-like — translated: MAATAVSVDEKLDKLRAEVAKLSQISENEKAGFISLVSRYLSGEAEQIEWSKIQTPTDEVVVPYDTLTSPPEDLEETKKLLDKLVVLKLNGGLGTTMGCTGPKSVIEVRNGFTFLDLIVIQIESLNKKYGCNVPLLLMNSFNTHDDTQKIVEKYSNSNIEIHTFNQSQYPRIVTEDFLPLPSKGKSGKDGWYPPGHGDVFPSLNNSGKLDILLAQGKEYVFVANSDNLGAIVDIKILNHLINNQNEYCMEVTPKTLADVKGGTLISYEGRVQLLEIAQVPDEHVNEFKSIEKFKIFNTNNLWVNLKAVKRLVEAEALKMEIIPNPKEVDGVKVLQLETAAGAAIRFFDKAIGINVPRSRFLPVKATSDLLLVQSDLYTLVDGFVIRNPSRANPANPSIELGPEFKKVANFLARFKSIPSIVELDSLKVSGDVWFGSGITLKGKVTITAKSGVKLEVPDGAVFENKDVNGPEDL
- the LOC109944071 gene encoding uncharacterized protein; the protein is MQGMTVAAPSPPSRGRSRPRKTTETSRSTSLRLESSAEERFCAATRRRISRRAVESAPAPLSCAEDELDFVSTQFRSRPKTKRGQIRFARGTPLSIRCLPYPTLDGSIRSTRRRYDSAWCGRDLPFLRMDPSNNATSSQSMSNSSIGQQFLPPPPMWPTAYMQQSAMDCNLVGNLNFPNPAQGPTTMWAPMHTGNTSSQSSMIPASQSAMYWNHYLNFVRNPLGPPEVNPFPDCIPPSNTSTPLQGSNTIPSIPVNLDSDAEHSVQDINSPEKNAPPIQKPKKAKEQNFTSPEDLLLCTTWLQISSDPVVHTGQRREGLWARIEKRNNEQRGNFPCRVNRALSSRWDKIRADVSKFAGYYARVLREKQSGLTDDDKTSKAATLFAHEENKNFQYMHC